The following proteins are encoded in a genomic region of Struthio camelus isolate bStrCam1 chromosome 3, bStrCam1.hap1, whole genome shotgun sequence:
- the ADGRF4 gene encoding LOW QUALITY PROTEIN: adhesion G protein-coupled receptor F4 (The sequence of the model RefSeq protein was modified relative to this genomic sequence to represent the inferred CDS: substituted 2 bases at 2 genomic stop codons), whose amino-acid sequence MEWFYQWLCQKNFSMFCLPLKRSRNWRMSTLSVLDGTLLKGDGMTEHAKLSQTMSAVVFAFASITVGHSVSPTGYPFTDQFSILMSPTKLRNAVLDYITRVGLGLSIFSLALCLTIEIVVWHQVTRTEITCMRHFCLVNIAISLIIADILFILAAVVHDMAXNYWLCVAATFFLHFFFYLALFSWMFSLGLLILYGLLLVFFKMTRSVFIAAAVYIGYGCPLVISVLTVAITEPRNGYLRAGACWPNWYETKALLAFVALALSVTVVNLMVVLVVVMKTGRSSVGEGCKSRDLSNMIRIGXSVALLTPVLGLTWGFGLATIVDKSSLAFHVTFALLNAFQQFSRVSSSYSLGRFWTERQEKP is encoded by the exons ATGGAATGGTTTTATCAGTGGCTCTGCCAGAAGAACTTCAGCATGTTTTGCTTACCTTTGAAAAGATCAAGAAACTGGAGAATGTCAACGCTCAGTGTGTTGGATGGCACTCTACTGAAAGGAGATGGGATGACAGAGCATGCAAAATTAAGTCAGACAATGTCAGCAGTGGTGTTTGCTTTTGCAAGTATCACTGTCGGACATTCAGTGTCACCGACCGGTTACCCATTCACCGACCAGTTCTCCATTCTTATGTCACCGACCAAGTTACGAAATGCAGTGCTGGATTACATTACACGTGTGGGGTTAGGCCTCTCAATTTTCAGCTTAGCTCTGTGCCTTACCATCGAGATTGTTGTCTGGCATCAGGTTACAAGAACTGAAATAACTTGCATGCGCCATTTTTGTTTAGTGAACATAGCTATATCACTTATCATTGCTGATATTCTGTTCATTTTAGCAGCTGTTGTGCATGATATGGCCTGAAACTACTGGCTGTGTGTAGCTGccactttttttcttcacttttttttttatcttgcattGTTTTCTTGGATGTTCAGCCTGGGTCTCCTGATTCTCTATGGATTGCTATtagttttttttaagatgacaAGATCTGTATTCATAGCTGCAGCAGTCTATATTGGGTATGGATGTCCTTTGGTCATATCTGTCCTCACTGTTGCTATTACTGAACCAAGGAATGGGTATTTAAGGGCTGGAGCCTGCTGGCCTAATTGGTATGAGACCAAAGCCCTTTTAGCCTTTGTTGCACTCGCTCTGAGTGTCACTGTTGTGAATTTGATGGTGGTGTTGGTGGTTGTGATGAAGACGGGAAGGTCCTCTGTTGGAGAAGGTTGCAAGTCCCGAGATTTAAGCAACATGATCCGAATTGGCTAAAGTGTTGCCCTCCTCACACCAGTTCTAGGCCTCACCTGGGGGTTTGGATTAGCGACGATTGTTGATAAAAGCTCTCTCGCGTTCCATGTTACATTTGCACTACTTAATGCCTTCCAG CAATTTTCTAGGGTTTCTTCATCCTATTCTTTGGGACGCTTCTGGACAGAAAG acAAGAGAAGCCTTAA
- the LOC104139693 gene encoding adhesion G protein-coupled receptor F4-like: MAMDLRLVGYLIFWAVQSFLAESRYATGILSKKSKIGNQQDGCVSLISCKHNEDVCVQPCSPPFHGETSFVCKDKKWQTFTDACANLDIQSLFQRISEHGPFLNPGEHISIAGEHLPFVGKGSPMKPDGGAKYSDVDDHGNVNCQDDFSCIIRDILSSPAIPGNIADIVDLLKQISLVLSENVSKRKMQSYSRIANHVLNSSIISNWAFVRDRNASSILLDSVNLFAGKLLLTNGSESVQEQFISTKGYSIH, translated from the exons ATGGCAATGGATCTAAGGCTAGTCGGCTATCTGATCTTTTGGGCTGTGCAGTCCTTCCTGGCTGAGTCACGCTATGCTACTGGG atTCTCAGTAAAAAATCAAAGATTGGTAATCAACAAG ATGGATGTGTAAGCCTCATTTCCTGCAAACATAATGAAGATGTTTGTGTTCAGCCTTGTTCTCCTCCCTTCCATGGGGAGACCAGCTTTGTCTGCAAAGACAAAAAGTGGCAAACGTTCACAGATGCTTGTGCGAATCTGGACATTCAGTCACTTTTTCAG agAATCTCTGAACATGGACCCTTTCTGAACCCTGGAGAACACATTAGTATTGCTGGAGAACATCTCCCTTTTGTAGGGAAAGGAAGCCCTATGAAGCCTGACGGTGGAGCAAAATATTCTGATGTTGATGACCATGGGAATGTGAACTGCCAAGATGATTTTTCATGCATTATTCGAGATATCTTGTCTTCACCAGCCATTCCAGGAAATATTGCTGATATAGTGGACTTGCTAAAGCAGATTTCCCTGGTATTATCAGAGAatgtcagtaaaagaaaaatgcag AGTTACAGCAGAATCGCAAACCATGTTCTCAATAGCTCCATCATTTCTAACTGGGCTTTTGTAAGGGATAGAAATGCTAGTTCGATATTACTGGACTCGGTGAATTTGTTTGCTGGGAAACTTCTTCTAACAAATGGATCAGAAAGTGTACAGGAACAATTCATTTCTACAAAGGGCTACAGCATACATTAA